A genomic window from Brevibacillus agri includes:
- the refZ gene encoding forespore capture DNA-binding protein RefZ: MDQTKMRILSAAAKLFDTYGYKGTSVRQIAAEAKVNSALISYHFQGKQGVLETLIASYFETLFRLLEEQEAEQEHVSAIHRLEQVIQLYLRFQMEHAPITRLVHRELSVESMLAREVMTLYMSRWKHGLSRVLEGGVASGDFLPVSVDRIVLAVSSQMIYPFLQPQMVRQVYDLELFSEEFARWLHDSIMRFLRGILLPG; this comes from the coding sequence ATGGATCAGACGAAAATGCGCATTTTGTCCGCAGCCGCGAAGCTGTTTGACACGTACGGCTACAAAGGGACTTCCGTTAGACAAATCGCTGCTGAAGCAAAAGTGAACTCCGCGCTGATTTCTTATCACTTCCAGGGCAAGCAGGGAGTGTTGGAGACCTTGATCGCCTCTTATTTTGAGACGCTGTTTCGGCTGCTGGAAGAACAGGAAGCCGAGCAGGAGCATGTCTCTGCCATTCACCGACTTGAACAGGTGATCCAGTTGTATTTGCGCTTCCAGATGGAGCATGCGCCGATTACCCGGCTGGTTCACCGGGAGTTGAGCGTCGAGTCGATGCTTGCCCGTGAAGTGATGACGCTGTACATGAGCCGATGGAAGCACGGCCTTTCGCGCGTATTGGAGGGCGGCGTGGCATCGGGTGATTTTTTGCCTGTCTCTGTTGATCGTATAGTGCTGGCCGTAAGCAGCCAGATGATATATCCGTTTTTACAACCGCAAATGGTTCGCCAGGTTTACGACCTGGAGCTGTTTTCCGAGGAGTTCGCCAGATGGCTGCACGATTCCATCATGCGCTTTTTGCGCGGGATTTTGCTGCCCGGATAG
- a CDS encoding septation ring formation regulator EzrA: MKRRLFLLCLAGMLLYTNPAYATPFPDKTDEVVQDADNYLKKDEKAKFEKSMQNLPGSYKVVVVESTAPEAESPDMYAQKLFDNYNLADDAMMVVLDYNTEQIGMYAGPALQNKGVTMELLHDKIASYYDPFRNQKQYLTGIQTVIGEVNRELSSLSDKQAATTAGAADAAAQEQPEEKDALGGIPWWIYALGAVFAVLSVMLIYAMIRRRGIFKQVDDVEDWKDELVEKINVIEVEKPLRRSSGMTEVRYHHLADKKENLLRIRIPDVEMMILDAEEACDRFRFSLALGMLDEARQTLTQIEDELNDLKEDTTKVAIAKQENKVVIPEIGKQVEQMERRLSDLRLEYGLAFHELKASLDEVETMRNLVKTSRAAGDDIGAYDTTLKAQQILERVGQAMEQIPALVQRVKKEMPEEFKQLEDGISQATRDGFDLKQDSLDKALLQAKQLLSSAKTALEEGNLEMVMTHSKAFDVLLDTTYQSIEEGVLAQHEAAAAAAPALEKPPVLAEEPLADEAEPERTNSALAEKEREVSEAEVAAIIEQAAEAWNLAGKETAQPLVIDREPQAFGREAQGLSAPKQEEAVDLSAHAEAEAGTSDQLSEAERAVLLQAVKRPAKPEKTSVPHAPAQQASREHEEETEYELVIPKSQAEPELEEPHLEEEPDYLLIETEDDALDELERISSTLVRVRQQIKRSYLPGIPDQLKYMFEEVVQTLGRIKMVMEQYRYDLEEVAILIQDARELVVETERMAEQTISSCQLAEGAIQYTNRYRRQNRHVNELLTKAEQAFRQLAFTEAYQLAEEARLVVEGAPAEADNRWLLRRKKKG; encoded by the coding sequence GTGAAACGAAGACTATTCCTGCTCTGTCTGGCAGGCATGTTGCTATACACGAATCCGGCGTACGCTACGCCTTTTCCGGACAAAACCGATGAGGTCGTGCAGGACGCCGACAACTATTTGAAAAAAGACGAAAAGGCGAAGTTTGAAAAATCGATGCAAAACTTGCCTGGCAGCTACAAGGTTGTCGTGGTGGAAAGCACGGCTCCGGAAGCAGAATCCCCTGACATGTACGCGCAGAAGCTGTTTGACAATTACAATTTGGCTGATGACGCGATGATGGTCGTGCTCGACTACAACACGGAGCAGATCGGGATGTACGCAGGGCCTGCGTTGCAGAACAAAGGCGTGACGATGGAGTTGTTGCACGACAAAATCGCGTCGTACTACGATCCTTTTCGCAACCAGAAGCAGTATTTGACCGGCATTCAGACTGTGATCGGGGAAGTGAACCGGGAGCTGAGCAGCCTTTCCGACAAGCAGGCTGCAACGACTGCGGGCGCGGCTGATGCGGCAGCGCAGGAGCAGCCGGAAGAAAAAGACGCGCTCGGCGGCATTCCGTGGTGGATATACGCGCTCGGAGCTGTGTTCGCGGTGCTGTCCGTCATGCTGATCTACGCCATGATTCGCCGCCGCGGGATCTTCAAGCAAGTCGATGATGTAGAGGATTGGAAGGACGAGCTGGTCGAAAAAATCAACGTCATCGAGGTGGAAAAGCCGTTGCGCCGCTCCAGCGGAATGACAGAGGTGCGCTACCACCACCTGGCTGACAAAAAAGAAAACTTGCTGCGCATCCGCATTCCAGACGTGGAGATGATGATTCTGGATGCGGAGGAAGCGTGCGACCGTTTCCGGTTTTCCCTGGCTTTGGGCATGCTCGATGAAGCGCGGCAGACGCTGACGCAGATCGAGGATGAGCTGAACGACCTGAAGGAAGACACGACAAAGGTAGCGATTGCCAAACAGGAAAACAAGGTCGTCATCCCGGAGATCGGCAAGCAGGTGGAGCAGATGGAGCGCCGCCTGTCCGATTTGCGGCTGGAATACGGACTGGCTTTTCACGAACTGAAAGCGTCGCTGGACGAAGTAGAGACGATGCGCAACCTCGTGAAAACGTCGCGGGCGGCGGGCGACGATATTGGCGCCTACGATACGACGCTCAAGGCCCAGCAGATTCTGGAGCGGGTCGGCCAAGCGATGGAGCAGATTCCGGCGCTGGTGCAGCGCGTGAAAAAGGAAATGCCGGAAGAGTTCAAGCAACTGGAGGACGGAATCAGCCAGGCGACGCGCGACGGTTTCGACTTGAAGCAGGATTCGCTGGACAAGGCGCTGCTGCAGGCCAAACAGTTGCTTTCCTCCGCAAAAACCGCGCTGGAAGAGGGCAATCTGGAGATGGTCATGACTCATTCCAAGGCGTTTGACGTGCTGCTTGACACGACGTACCAGAGCATTGAAGAAGGCGTGCTCGCTCAGCACGAGGCAGCAGCCGCTGCGGCGCCAGCCCTGGAAAAGCCGCCTGTGCTTGCAGAGGAGCCGCTCGCAGATGAGGCAGAGCCGGAAAGAACGAACAGTGCATTGGCAGAAAAAGAACGGGAAGTCAGCGAAGCGGAGGTCGCAGCGATCATCGAGCAGGCTGCGGAGGCGTGGAACCTGGCTGGCAAGGAGACAGCGCAGCCACTTGTCATCGACAGAGAGCCGCAAGCGTTCGGGCGCGAGGCGCAAGGATTGTCTGCGCCCAAGCAGGAGGAAGCGGTGGATCTGTCCGCACACGCAGAGGCTGAGGCAGGGACGAGCGACCAGTTGAGCGAGGCAGAACGGGCTGTGCTGTTGCAGGCAGTCAAGCGGCCTGCGAAGCCGGAGAAAACCTCGGTGCCCCATGCGCCCGCCCAGCAGGCAAGCCGTGAGCACGAAGAGGAAACCGAATACGAGCTGGTCATTCCGAAGAGTCAGGCGGAGCCGGAGTTGGAGGAGCCTCATCTGGAGGAAGAGCCGGATTATTTGCTGATCGAAACCGAGGACGATGCCCTCGACGAGCTGGAGCGCATCTCCAGCACGCTCGTTCGCGTGCGCCAGCAGATCAAGCGAAGCTATTTGCCGGGCATTCCGGATCAGCTCAAATATATGTTTGAAGAAGTCGTCCAGACTTTGGGGCGGATCAAGATGGTGATGGAGCAATACCGCTACGATCTGGAGGAAGTGGCGATTTTGATTCAGGATGCGCGCGAACTGGTCGTAGAAACCGAGCGGATGGCCGAGCAGACGATTTCCTCCTGCCAGTTGGCGGAGGGAGCCATCCAGTACACCAACCGCTACCGCCGGCAAAACCGGCACGTCAATGAGCTGTTGACCAAAGCGGAGCAGGCGTTCAGGCAGTTGGCCTTCACGGAAGCTTACCAGTTGGCGGAGGAGGCGCGTCTCGTCGTGGAAGGTGCGCCAGCCGAGGCGGATAACCGCTGGCTTTTGCGCAGAAAGAAAAAGGGGTGA
- a CDS encoding NAD(P)/FAD-dependent oxidoreductase produces MNRSQYDYDVIIIGGGPSGLMAAVAASSRGARVCLVEKGGKLGRKLIISGGGRCNVTNAKEQDELIKQMPGNGRFMYSALAQFGNRDIIQFFEELGVALKEEDRGRMFPVTDKAVTVAQALIDRLKQQHVDIRLNAPVKEVVYENGRAAGILLQSGEKLTACCVIIAVGGCSVPQTGSTGDGYAWAKAAGHTITDLYPTEVPLTANDSFIRDKTLQGLSLRDITMTLYAPNGKKINTQEGDMIFTHFGLSGPASLRMGHYVSISQRKYGAVPLALTLDLMPAKSQEEVSAESWKLLEEQPKKAVKNVLKGYLPERMIPLILSLAQIAEDTTLSHMKKQEWASLAGIIKAFPLTITGTLSLEEAFITGGGVSVKEIDPRTMRSKLMDGLYFAGEVMDVHAHTGGYNITIAFSSGHAAGTHSAEEALEFFCE; encoded by the coding sequence ATGAATCGATCACAGTACGACTATGACGTTATCATTATCGGCGGCGGGCCGTCCGGGCTGATGGCCGCTGTGGCGGCGTCGAGCCGGGGAGCGCGCGTCTGCTTGGTGGAAAAAGGCGGCAAGCTGGGACGCAAGCTCATCATTTCCGGCGGCGGCCGCTGCAACGTGACCAACGCCAAGGAGCAGGACGAGCTTATCAAGCAAATGCCCGGCAACGGCCGTTTTATGTATAGTGCGCTTGCGCAATTCGGCAACCGCGACATCATTCAGTTTTTTGAGGAACTGGGCGTCGCCCTGAAGGAAGAGGACCGCGGGCGGATGTTTCCCGTCACCGATAAAGCAGTGACGGTCGCCCAAGCGTTGATCGACCGGTTGAAGCAGCAGCATGTCGACATCCGGCTGAACGCTCCCGTGAAGGAAGTTGTCTACGAAAACGGCCGAGCCGCAGGCATTTTGCTGCAATCCGGCGAAAAGCTGACAGCCTGCTGCGTCATTATCGCCGTCGGCGGCTGCTCGGTGCCGCAGACAGGCTCGACGGGAGACGGCTACGCCTGGGCCAAGGCGGCAGGCCATACGATCACGGACCTGTATCCGACAGAAGTGCCGCTCACCGCAAACGACTCCTTCATCCGCGACAAAACGCTGCAAGGACTGTCCCTGCGCGACATTACAATGACCTTGTACGCGCCGAACGGGAAAAAGATCAACACCCAGGAAGGCGATATGATTTTCACCCATTTCGGCCTGTCCGGGCCAGCCTCGCTGCGAATGGGGCACTACGTCTCCATCAGCCAGCGCAAATACGGCGCCGTCCCGCTGGCGCTCACGCTTGATCTGATGCCTGCCAAAAGCCAGGAGGAAGTCAGCGCAGAAAGCTGGAAACTACTGGAGGAACAGCCAAAAAAAGCGGTCAAAAACGTGCTCAAAGGCTACTTGCCGGAGCGAATGATTCCGCTCATCCTGTCGCTCGCCCAGATTGCCGAGGACACGACGTTGAGCCATATGAAAAAGCAGGAGTGGGCAAGTCTTGCGGGCATCATCAAAGCATTTCCGCTGACGATCACGGGAACGCTGTCCCTGGAGGAAGCTTTTATTACAGGCGGCGGCGTCAGCGTCAAGGAAATCGACCCGCGCACGATGCGCTCGAAGCTGATGGACGGCCTGTATTTTGCCGGCGAAGTCATGGACGTGCACGCCCATACCGGAGGCTACAACATTACTATCGCCTTTTCCTCGGGACATGCGGCGGGCACGCACAGCGCCGAAGAAGCTTTGGAATTTTTTTGCGAATAA
- a CDS encoding GNAT family N-acetyltransferase, which yields MAITLRKLTEASEIEQLETMEGKIWDPSSAIPYHMTLTMHKFGGLFLGAFDGDEMIGFLYSFPGYTNGETHLCSHMLGFLPAYRKQGLGVKMKWLQKEEAKALGHSKITWTYDPLETVNGVLNIVKLGGIVRTYLPNCYGDLDDDFNRGLPTDRFLVEWFIDSGRVEARQAEGAPRRAYDAAPDILRYEIVDGLPAPVAFDTAHEEPVLLLPVPAFFQQVKQADMNIASAWREQTGELFTSYFAKGYIVTDIVRDEAVVRYVLEKKPLSAVLG from the coding sequence ATGGCAATCACCTTGCGAAAACTGACCGAGGCGAGCGAAATCGAGCAACTAGAAACGATGGAAGGAAAAATATGGGACCCTTCGTCGGCCATTCCGTACCACATGACGCTGACGATGCACAAATTTGGCGGACTGTTCCTCGGGGCGTTTGACGGGGACGAGATGATCGGCTTTTTGTACAGCTTTCCCGGCTATACCAACGGCGAGACGCATCTCTGTTCCCACATGCTCGGCTTTTTGCCCGCGTATCGCAAGCAAGGACTCGGAGTGAAGATGAAGTGGCTGCAAAAGGAAGAAGCCAAAGCGCTGGGCCATTCCAAAATCACCTGGACGTACGACCCCCTGGAAACGGTGAACGGCGTCCTGAATATCGTCAAGCTTGGCGGAATCGTCCGCACGTATTTGCCCAACTGCTACGGCGACCTCGACGACGACTTCAACCGCGGCCTGCCGACTGATCGTTTTCTCGTCGAGTGGTTCATCGACAGCGGACGCGTGGAAGCCCGCCAGGCAGAAGGCGCACCGCGCCGTGCCTACGACGCTGCCCCTGACATTTTGCGCTATGAAATAGTCGACGGCCTTCCGGCTCCAGTCGCTTTCGACACCGCGCATGAAGAGCCTGTCTTGCTGCTTCCAGTCCCGGCCTTTTTCCAGCAGGTGAAGCAGGCGGACATGAACATCGCCTCGGCCTGGCGCGAGCAAACCGGCGAGCTGTTCACCAGCTACTTCGCCAAAGGCTACATCGTCACAGACATCGTCCGCGATGAAGCGGTTGTCAGATACGTGCTGGAGAAAAAGCCGCTGTCTGCGGTACTTGGGTGA
- a CDS encoding M42 family metallopeptidase yields MENDFQWELWNRLTQAPGAPGFEGSVRAIMREYIGAYTNEFVYDNLGSMLGVMRGDENGPKIMVAGHMDEVGFMVTRISDQGFISFQTLGGWWGQVLLAQRVQIITEKGAIEGVISSIPPHVLSEDQRNRPMDIRNMFIDIGVDSRAEAEQAGVRPGQQIVPVCPLQVMANPNRLMAKAWDNRYGCSLAVELAKELHERPGHPNVVYVGATVQEELSGMRGAKTAAAAIEPDLFLALDASPATDIPGVRDEGGKLGGGLLMRIYDPLYMMPLGLRELLISTCEQENIPYQYYVAKGSTDANVVQNHGKGVPSAVIGIPSRYIHSHASIIDRNDYEAAKRLLFSIVRKLDRATFASILPR; encoded by the coding sequence ATGGAAAACGACTTTCAATGGGAGCTGTGGAATCGGCTGACACAAGCGCCGGGAGCGCCAGGCTTCGAAGGTTCGGTCCGCGCTATCATGCGGGAATACATAGGTGCCTATACAAACGAATTTGTCTACGACAACCTTGGCAGCATGCTCGGGGTAATGCGCGGCGATGAAAACGGTCCGAAAATCATGGTGGCCGGACATATGGATGAAGTCGGCTTCATGGTGACGCGCATTTCCGACCAAGGCTTTATTTCGTTTCAGACGCTCGGAGGCTGGTGGGGACAAGTTTTGCTTGCCCAGCGCGTCCAGATCATCACGGAAAAAGGCGCGATCGAGGGCGTCATCAGCTCGATTCCGCCGCATGTGCTGAGTGAAGACCAGCGGAATCGCCCGATGGACATTCGCAACATGTTTATCGACATCGGCGTCGACTCGCGCGCGGAAGCCGAGCAGGCAGGCGTGCGTCCGGGACAGCAGATCGTTCCGGTATGCCCGCTGCAGGTCATGGCCAATCCGAACCGCCTCATGGCAAAAGCGTGGGACAACCGCTACGGCTGCAGCCTGGCAGTCGAACTGGCAAAAGAGCTGCACGAGCGCCCGGGCCATCCGAACGTCGTCTACGTCGGGGCTACGGTCCAGGAAGAGCTGTCTGGCATGCGCGGGGCGAAAACAGCCGCGGCTGCGATCGAGCCTGATTTGTTCCTCGCTTTGGACGCCAGCCCGGCCACGGACATTCCCGGCGTGAGAGACGAAGGCGGCAAACTGGGCGGCGGCCTTTTGATGCGCATATACGATCCGCTGTACATGATGCCGCTGGGACTGCGCGAACTGCTTATTTCGACCTGCGAGCAGGAGAACATCCCGTACCAGTACTACGTGGCCAAAGGATCTACGGACGCCAATGTCGTGCAAAACCACGGAAAAGGCGTGCCGTCGGCTGTCATCGGCATCCCTTCCCGCTACATTCACAGCCATGCGTCCATCATTGACCGCAACGATTACGAAGCGGCCAAGCGGCTGTTGTTCTCCATCGTGCGCAAGCTGGATCGGGCGACCTTTGCGTCGATTTTGCCGAGATAA
- a CDS encoding MFS transporter, which yields MTASSGALWRNKPYLILLLLVFFMHLASYLVIPVFPIFLQKVRQLHLAQVGFILGAGSIAYQIGSLIGGPMSDRWGRRAIITLGALLQGGAMLGYHYSASYGLFLLFSSVNGLGLGLLAPTIKAMIADEVAEAQRTAAFSWRGILAHSGIIVAGLVITWMTSVGQQPFMIAAAVFGLLAVLTFFSLPDDRCVGPACRHTPISEYRHILKHRSFLLFSAITLLIWALYAQFTMILPLRGEHVLHSATLIGLVWTINSLAVVLLQGFVSRFVLSRINPYVALAAGTTLLGAGLTLMGWANQFVTLSAAAVVFIVGEMLFMPVQDSLVTHFAKEEWLGAYFGFSNFVSGVGTALGTSIGGTMVEKLGGVGSRSPWIGYGIITLLLAALLGLFAIYAMPRHKNPEQAPEPKSGRKEGAT from the coding sequence ATGACAGCCTCGAGTGGAGCTCTCTGGCGTAACAAGCCTTATTTGATCCTGCTATTGCTCGTTTTTTTCATGCACCTGGCCTCGTATCTGGTCATTCCGGTCTTTCCGATCTTTTTGCAGAAGGTGCGGCAGTTGCATCTCGCCCAGGTCGGCTTCATTTTGGGCGCGGGCAGCATTGCGTACCAGATTGGCAGCCTGATCGGCGGGCCGATGTCGGATCGCTGGGGCCGCCGCGCGATCATCACGCTTGGCGCACTGCTTCAAGGAGGGGCCATGCTCGGCTATCACTACAGCGCGTCGTACGGGCTTTTTCTGCTGTTTTCCTCCGTGAACGGTCTGGGGCTTGGCCTGTTGGCCCCCACGATCAAGGCGATGATTGCCGATGAGGTGGCGGAAGCACAGCGTACAGCCGCTTTTTCGTGGCGGGGGATTCTCGCCCACAGCGGCATTATCGTAGCGGGTCTGGTCATTACCTGGATGACGTCCGTCGGCCAGCAACCGTTTATGATCGCAGCCGCGGTATTTGGCCTGCTCGCCGTGCTGACGTTTTTTTCCTTGCCAGATGATCGCTGTGTCGGGCCTGCCTGCCGCCACACGCCGATCTCGGAATACCGGCATATTTTGAAGCACCGCAGCTTCCTGTTGTTTTCCGCGATTACTTTGCTGATTTGGGCGTTGTATGCGCAATTTACGATGATCTTGCCTTTGCGCGGCGAGCACGTCCTGCATTCCGCGACGCTCATCGGCCTCGTCTGGACGATCAACTCGCTCGCTGTCGTCCTGCTGCAAGGCTTCGTCTCGCGCTTTGTCCTTTCGCGAATCAACCCGTATGTGGCGCTTGCCGCCGGAACGACCTTGCTCGGCGCGGGCCTGACCTTGATGGGCTGGGCCAATCAATTCGTCACGCTCAGCGCCGCAGCCGTCGTATTTATTGTCGGCGAAATGCTGTTCATGCCTGTCCAGGATTCGCTCGTCACTCATTTTGCCAAGGAAGAATGGCTCGGAGCGTACTTCGGCTTCTCCAACTTCGTATCCGGCGTCGGCACGGCTCTCGGGACGAGCATCGGCGGCACGATGGTGGAAAAGCTCGGGGGAGTCGGCAGCCGAAGCCCATGGATCGGCTACGGGATCATCACGCTTTTGCTCGCGGCGCTGCTCGGCTTATTCGCGATTTATGCGATGCCGCGCCACAAAAACCCGGAGCAGGCTCCCGAACCGAAATCGGGAAGAAAGGAAGGTGCCACGTAA
- a CDS encoding YtrH family sporulation protein — protein sequence MAQVILTFFVAYGIVVGGSLCGGLGAFLTEKPPLFSMVQLADQLKIWGLVGALGGTFDSFLQIEKILMGNFSPVFKQLVMIVVAFLGAHIGTICVQWLVQVRS from the coding sequence ATGGCACAAGTCATTTTGACCTTTTTTGTGGCCTATGGCATCGTCGTGGGCGGATCTTTGTGCGGCGGCTTGGGCGCCTTTTTGACGGAAAAGCCTCCGCTTTTTTCGATGGTCCAGCTTGCGGACCAGTTGAAAATCTGGGGCTTGGTCGGTGCTCTGGGCGGCACCTTTGACTCGTTTTTGCAGATTGAGAAAATATTGATGGGCAACTTTTCGCCTGTGTTCAAACAGCTCGTCATGATCGTCGTCGCGTTTTTGGGCGCGCACATCGGGACGATTTGCGTGCAGTGGCTCGTGCAGGTGCGCTCATGA
- a CDS encoding sporulation protein: MSMFKKLLASVGIGAAKVDARLEQESLVPGDLVKGEVHISGGDVAQEIDEIYMYVITHYEREVNDNKVKEECTLVKYRLTERVYLQPKEDKVLPFAFQLPYETPLTMGRQPVYLRTGLDIKNAIDPGDSDFIEVRPHPLMAKVLEAVQSIGFQLYKVDCEYNRHLGRTYPFVQEFEFRPTGAYRSRLEELEVVFYLREGELEVLLELDKRARGFLGAWEEAFNLDERYVRFRLYEADLQKPTRVIADAIEQKIKQQLR, from the coding sequence ATGTCCATGTTCAAAAAGTTGCTGGCCAGTGTCGGAATCGGAGCGGCCAAAGTCGATGCCCGTTTGGAGCAGGAGTCCCTCGTTCCTGGAGACCTCGTAAAAGGCGAAGTGCACATCTCCGGTGGAGACGTAGCGCAGGAAATCGACGAAATCTACATGTACGTTATCACACACTACGAACGCGAAGTGAATGACAACAAGGTGAAGGAAGAGTGCACGCTGGTCAAGTACCGTCTGACTGAGCGCGTCTATTTGCAGCCGAAGGAGGACAAGGTACTGCCTTTTGCGTTCCAGCTTCCTTATGAGACACCGCTGACTATGGGACGTCAACCCGTTTATTTGCGGACGGGATTGGATATTAAAAACGCGATTGATCCGGGCGACTCCGACTTTATCGAAGTGCGTCCGCATCCTTTGATGGCAAAAGTACTGGAGGCGGTCCAGTCGATTGGCTTCCAGTTGTACAAGGTCGACTGCGAGTACAACCGCCACCTGGGCCGCACGTATCCGTTTGTGCAGGAATTTGAGTTCCGTCCGACAGGGGCATACCGTAGCCGTCTGGAGGAGCTGGAAGTCGTCTTTTACTTGCGCGAAGGCGAGCTGGAAGTGCTGCTGGAGCTCGACAAGCGCGCGCGTGGCTTCCTGGGCGCCTGGGAAGAAGCGTTTAACCTCGACGAACGCTATGTCCGCTTCCGGCTTTACGAGGCCGATCTGCAAAAGCCGACTCGCGTGATTGCCGATGCCATCGAGCAGAAGATCAAGCAACAACTGCGTTAA
- a CDS encoding YjcZ family sporulation protein yields the protein MGGFQMGLFNGGFNGFALILVLFVLLTIVGVDD from the coding sequence ATGGGAGGATTTCAAATGGGGCTGTTTAACGGAGGCTTTAACGGATTTGCACTGATTCTCGTCTTGTTCGTCCTGTTGACCATCGTTGGCGTAGACGACTAA
- the codY gene encoding GTP-sensing pleiotropic transcriptional regulator CodY, with the protein MNLLEKTRKINVMLQKTMGGSGVGFQDLAKLLSEVISANVYIITADGTILGSGLNQEISLNEEGQSSTQLRSGIHQKLLEVTQTLANESIESPYSFVPKELAGLFPQMMTTIVPINAGGSRLGTLVLLRAYGEFETEDLILGEIGATVIGMKIVRQRTEQIENEVRDKTFAKIALSSLSYSEQIAIEKIMEQLDAREGLLVASQLADQAGLTRSVIVNALRKLASAGVLESRSLGMKGTYIKVLNDKFPSELAKWKTS; encoded by the coding sequence ATGAATTTGTTGGAAAAAACCAGGAAAATTAATGTGATGCTGCAAAAAACAATGGGAGGCAGCGGCGTAGGCTTCCAGGATCTCGCCAAGTTGCTGTCAGAGGTCATCTCGGCAAATGTGTACATCATTACGGCGGACGGCACGATTCTCGGCAGCGGCTTGAACCAGGAAATTTCGCTGAATGAAGAAGGCCAGTCTTCCACTCAACTGCGAAGCGGCATACATCAAAAACTGCTGGAAGTGACACAGACGCTCGCAAACGAGTCGATCGAAAGTCCGTACAGCTTCGTGCCAAAAGAACTGGCAGGGCTGTTCCCGCAAATGATGACGACCATCGTGCCGATCAATGCAGGCGGCAGCCGCCTGGGTACACTCGTGCTGCTGCGGGCGTATGGCGAGTTTGAAACCGAGGATTTGATTTTGGGCGAAATCGGCGCGACCGTCATCGGGATGAAGATCGTTCGCCAGCGCACAGAGCAGATTGAAAATGAAGTGCGCGACAAAACGTTCGCCAAAATTGCCCTGTCTTCGCTGTCCTACAGCGAACAGATCGCCATTGAAAAAATTATGGAGCAGCTCGACGCGCGCGAAGGCTTGCTCGTCGCCAGTCAACTGGCAGACCAGGCGGGTCTGACTCGTTCCGTCATCGTCAACGCGCTGCGCAAGCTGGCCAGCGCAGGCGTGCTGGAGTCCCGCTCGCTCGGCATGAAAGGTACATATATCAAAGTGCTCAACGACAAGTTCCCATCCGAACTGGCGAAGTGGAAAACATCGTAA